One window of Hylemonella gracilis genomic DNA carries:
- a CDS encoding FmdB family zinc ribbon protein codes for MPIYAYKCSACGLAKDVLRKISDEPLTVCPNCGKATFSKQVTAAGFQLKGSGWYVTDFRGGSGGGGSDSSGGSSGGGGSPGDSGGGGGSGSGPSDGGGGGTTTAASASGHSCGSGCGCA; via the coding sequence ATGCCTATCTACGCCTACAAGTGCAGCGCCTGCGGCCTTGCCAAGGACGTTTTGCGAAAGATTTCCGATGAACCGCTGACGGTCTGCCCGAATTGCGGCAAGGCAACATTCAGCAAGCAGGTCACGGCGGCTGGTTTTCAGCTCAAGGGCAGCGGCTGGTACGTCACGGATTTCCGAGGAGGTTCGGGTGGCGGGGGCTCCGATTCGTCCGGAGGCTCCTCCGGCGGCGGTGGCTCTCCCGGCGATTCGGGTGGAGGTGGTGGTTCCGGTTCCGGCCCTTCCGATGGTGGGGGTGGGGGCACGACAACGGCTGCGTCGGCATCGGGTCACAGCTGTGGCTCGGGATGCGGCTGCGCTTGA
- a CDS encoding cache domain-containing protein: MPITHTLPAPEQWLRYMPGVERQRQELRLVENAWDHLSLLSSLSLLSSNASSGGDLARARLDFSSLSVELMHGLAAEAVHNCVDDLNSRAQICIDVLVRNLFERTADIGFFSTDVGVADFLSASVQERRPELIASRLRQYASKYTVYGNIYLFDADCRLAAALHEEGTALGEPVQADDVAFLRQVMASDAPYTEDYAVRGFIGQSQPSLSYAHRVEVEGRVVGVLVLAFKMSDEMPALFASIQGNDREHGGDVVLALVDARGGVLASSDTHQLPLGWQVRWDLPPGQASGAFMLQHFSRRYLAVVREARSFQGYGGPDWRGLALLPLDVAFDEATGSEHSILIKELAGNADFLSDELREIPRRSVAIQSALERSVWNGLLEINQMQEGAQGRSEAAAPRDLLFAKTLLSEIGATARKTARAFSSALEDLYGVVTRSILRDGQSRADLAMQILDRNLYERANDCRWWALTPQFAETLAAGRVGCEQATTVLRDINALYTVYSSLVLFDRQGQVMAVSNAAQQALVGTILDEEWVARCLRLSSAQEYVVSGYAPSRFYEEGSTFIYAAAVRDPTAASGGLTGASLGGIAVVWDAAQQLQSILSDCAEGCGERDMLAFIDSRDHLVRAQGRHEVLAILQAEGAIESCRTGGRMVNLAGHLHGVGVARGAGYREFRARDGYDHGLSCLALRHLCERKPAAATVPAPENQDLRVDMAQRVQMATFMLGSYWLGIDSTQVVAAMPDATARGAGPARLPFLGLAPIGNRVCPLLDLRSIVRNDAGQHRGDDASAEDGRARDGGDELTATARTAQVQRAAHPDRQLIIVRVALDDGGERELALRVDALGPMLDLDRRKFQPVGFGAQTALIDAVIGVPVAVSLGASAGAAPSSSMLCRLSTAWLRQCAAGVLEQAAQAQDLDALLQEHQHDRLVNVGGQISRDRAAGLNLPVG, encoded by the coding sequence ATGCCGATCACCCATACCTTGCCCGCGCCGGAGCAATGGTTGCGTTATATGCCGGGCGTCGAACGCCAGCGTCAGGAACTGCGCCTTGTCGAGAACGCCTGGGACCATCTTTCCCTCTTGTCCTCCCTCTCTCTGTTGTCGTCGAATGCCTCGTCCGGCGGTGATCTGGCGCGGGCCCGGCTGGACTTTTCCTCCCTGTCCGTCGAACTGATGCATGGTCTGGCCGCGGAGGCCGTGCACAACTGCGTGGACGACTTGAACAGCCGCGCGCAGATCTGCATCGACGTGCTGGTGCGCAACCTTTTCGAGCGTACCGCCGACATCGGCTTCTTTTCGACCGATGTCGGCGTGGCCGATTTCCTGAGCGCATCCGTCCAGGAGCGTCGTCCTGAGCTGATCGCCAGTCGCTTGCGCCAGTACGCCAGCAAGTACACCGTCTACGGCAACATCTATCTGTTCGACGCGGATTGCCGCCTGGCTGCCGCTTTGCACGAGGAGGGTACGGCCCTGGGCGAACCCGTGCAGGCCGACGATGTGGCGTTCCTGCGCCAGGTCATGGCCAGCGACGCGCCCTATACCGAGGATTACGCTGTCCGTGGCTTTATTGGACAAAGTCAGCCCTCGCTGTCCTACGCCCATCGGGTGGAGGTGGAGGGTCGGGTGGTGGGCGTGTTGGTGCTGGCTTTCAAGATGTCGGATGAAATGCCGGCCCTTTTTGCCTCCATTCAGGGCAATGACCGTGAGCACGGCGGGGATGTGGTGCTGGCCCTGGTGGATGCGCGTGGCGGGGTGCTGGCGTCCAGCGACACGCACCAGTTGCCCCTGGGCTGGCAGGTGCGCTGGGACCTGCCGCCGGGACAGGCCTCGGGAGCCTTCATGCTGCAGCATTTCAGTCGCCGGTACCTCGCCGTTGTGCGCGAGGCCCGCAGTTTTCAGGGCTATGGGGGGCCGGATTGGCGTGGTCTGGCCTTGCTGCCGCTGGACGTGGCTTTCGACGAAGCGACGGGCTCGGAGCACAGCATCTTGATCAAGGAACTGGCAGGCAACGCGGATTTCCTGTCTGATGAGCTGCGTGAGATTCCACGGCGCTCGGTGGCCATCCAGTCGGCGCTGGAGCGCTCGGTCTGGAATGGCCTGCTTGAAATCAATCAGATGCAGGAGGGCGCGCAGGGTCGCAGCGAGGCGGCCGCGCCGCGTGACCTGCTGTTCGCAAAGACCTTGCTGTCGGAAATTGGTGCCACCGCGCGCAAGACCGCGCGGGCTTTTTCCAGCGCACTGGAGGATCTCTATGGCGTGGTGACCCGCTCCATCTTGCGCGATGGTCAGAGCCGGGCCGATCTGGCCATGCAGATTCTGGATCGCAATCTGTATGAGCGTGCCAATGACTGCCGTTGGTGGGCGCTTACGCCGCAATTCGCCGAAACCCTGGCCGCGGGTCGGGTGGGCTGCGAACAGGCCACGACCGTGCTGCGGGACATCAACGCGCTCTATACCGTGTACAGCAGCCTGGTGTTGTTCGATCGCCAGGGGCAGGTGATGGCGGTTTCCAACGCCGCGCAGCAGGCCCTGGTCGGCACGATCCTGGACGAGGAGTGGGTGGCGCGTTGCCTGCGCCTGTCCAGTGCGCAGGAGTACGTGGTCAGCGGGTACGCGCCCAGTCGTTTTTATGAAGAGGGCTCGACCTTCATCTATGCGGCGGCGGTGCGAGACCCCACGGCCGCTTCAGGCGGCCTGACGGGTGCCAGCCTGGGCGGCATTGCCGTCGTCTGGGATGCCGCGCAACAACTCCAGTCCATACTGAGCGATTGTGCCGAGGGGTGTGGCGAGCGTGACATGCTGGCTTTCATCGACAGTCGGGATCATCTGGTGCGGGCCCAGGGGCGCCACGAGGTTCTGGCCATCTTGCAGGCCGAAGGGGCGATCGAGTCTTGCCGCACCGGCGGGCGCATGGTCAATCTGGCGGGCCACCTGCATGGCGTGGGCGTGGCGCGCGGCGCGGGGTACCGCGAGTTTCGCGCGCGGGACGGTTATGACCATGGCTTGAGCTGTCTGGCCCTGCGGCATCTGTGCGAGCGCAAACCGGCGGCTGCCACCGTGCCTGCCCCGGAAAACCAGGATCTGCGGGTGGACATGGCGCAGCGCGTGCAGATGGCGACCTTCATGCTCGGCAGCTATTGGCTGGGTATCGACTCGACTCAGGTCGTGGCCGCCATGCCAGATGCGACCGCCCGCGGGGCTGGGCCGGCGCGCCTGCCTTTTCTCGGTCTGGCGCCGATTGGCAACCGCGTCTGTCCCTTGCTCGACTTGCGCAGCATCGTGCGCAACGATGCCGGTCAGCACCGGGGGGACGATGCGTCTGCCGAGGACGGACGGGCGCGCGACGGTGGGGACGAGCTCACCGCGACGGCCCGGACCGCGCAGGTGCAGCGCGCGGCCCATCCGGACCGGCAACTGATCATCGTGCGGGTGGCGCTCGACGATGGTGGCGAGCGTGAACTCGCGCTGCGCGTCGACGCGCTGGGACCGATGCTCGATCTGGATCGGCGCAAGTTCCAGCCCGTGGGATTTGGCGCGCAGACGGCCTTGATCGACGCCGTCATTGGCGTGCCGGTGGCCGTGTCGCTGGGGGCGTCGGCTGGCGCTGCGCCGTCGTCGAGCATGCTGTGCCGGCTCTCCACGGCCTGGCTCAGGCAGTGTGCGGCGGGTGTGCTGGAGCAGGCCGCCCAGGCCCAGGACCTGGATGCGTTGTTGCAGGAGCACCAGCACGACCGGCTGGTCAACGTGGGTGGACAGATTTCACGCGACCGGGCCGCGGGCCTGAATTTGCCGGTGGGCTGA
- the aspS gene encoding aspartate--tRNA ligase, whose product MSMRSHYCGLVTEALLGQTVTLCGWVNRRRDHGGVIFVDLRDREGYVQVVCDPDRPEMFKIAEDLRNEFCVQIKGLVRARPAGTTNDGLKSGKIEVLCHELKVLNPSVTPPFQLDDENLSETTRLTHRVLDLRRPYMQNNLMLRYRVAMEVRKFLDANGFIDVETPMLTKSTPEGARDYLVPSRVHDGMFFALPQSPQLFKQLLMVAGFDRYYQITKCFRDEDLRADRQPEFTQIDIETSFLSEQDIRDMFQGMIKTVFQNVLGIDLGEFPVMAYSEAMYRYGSDKPDLRVKLEFTELTDVMKDVDFKVFSTPAQSKGGRVVALRVPGGGEMSRGEIDGYTEFVKIYGAKGLAWIKVNEAAKGRDGLQSPIVKNLHDAAIAEILKRTGARDGDLIFFGADKAKIVNDAIGALRLKVGHSEFGKKSGLFEARWAPMWVVDFPMFEFDEEAQRYTAVHHPFTAPKDGHEDWMVTDPEKCIAKGYDMVLNGWEIGGGSVRIHRADVQAKVFDALKIGPDEQRLKFGFLLDALQYGAPPHGGLAFGLDRIVTLMTGAESIRDVIAFPKTQRAQCLLTQAPSPVDEKQLRELHIKLRNSQPA is encoded by the coding sequence ATGTCCATGCGCTCCCATTACTGCGGTCTGGTGACCGAGGCCCTGCTGGGTCAGACCGTCACCTTGTGTGGCTGGGTCAACCGTCGGCGCGACCATGGCGGCGTGATCTTCGTGGACCTGCGTGACCGCGAAGGGTATGTCCAGGTCGTCTGCGATCCGGACCGTCCCGAGATGTTCAAGATCGCCGAGGACCTGCGCAATGAATTCTGCGTGCAGATCAAGGGCCTGGTGCGCGCTCGTCCCGCCGGCACCACGAACGACGGTCTGAAGAGCGGCAAGATCGAGGTGCTGTGCCATGAGCTGAAAGTGCTGAACCCCAGTGTCACGCCGCCTTTCCAGCTGGACGACGAAAACCTGTCCGAAACCACGCGTCTCACGCACCGCGTGCTCGACCTGCGCCGCCCCTACATGCAGAACAACCTGATGCTGCGCTACCGCGTGGCCATGGAAGTGCGCAAGTTCCTGGATGCGAATGGCTTCATCGACGTCGAGACGCCCATGCTGACCAAGAGCACGCCCGAAGGCGCGCGCGACTACCTGGTGCCCAGCCGCGTGCACGATGGCATGTTCTTCGCGCTGCCACAGTCCCCTCAACTCTTCAAGCAGTTGCTGATGGTGGCGGGGTTCGATCGCTACTACCAGATCACCAAGTGCTTCCGCGACGAGGACTTGCGTGCCGATCGCCAGCCCGAGTTCACCCAGATCGATATCGAGACCTCCTTCCTGTCTGAGCAGGACATCCGAGACATGTTCCAGGGCATGATCAAGACGGTGTTCCAGAACGTGTTGGGTATCGACCTGGGCGAGTTCCCGGTCATGGCCTACTCCGAGGCCATGTACCGCTATGGTTCGGACAAGCCCGATCTGCGCGTCAAGCTCGAATTCACCGAGCTGACGGACGTGATGAAAGACGTGGACTTCAAGGTTTTTTCCACACCCGCGCAGAGCAAGGGCGGACGTGTGGTTGCCTTGCGCGTGCCTGGCGGCGGCGAGATGAGTCGCGGCGAGATCGACGGTTACACCGAGTTCGTCAAGATCTACGGCGCCAAGGGCCTGGCCTGGATCAAGGTCAACGAAGCCGCCAAGGGCCGTGATGGTCTGCAGTCGCCTATCGTCAAGAATCTGCACGACGCCGCCATCGCCGAGATCCTGAAGCGCACGGGTGCCCGGGATGGGGACCTGATTTTCTTCGGCGCGGACAAGGCCAAGATCGTCAACGATGCCATCGGTGCGCTGCGCCTCAAGGTTGGCCACAGCGAGTTCGGCAAGAAGAGCGGCCTGTTCGAGGCCCGCTGGGCGCCGATGTGGGTGGTGGACTTCCCCATGTTCGAATTCGATGAGGAGGCCCAGCGCTACACCGCCGTGCACCATCCCTTCACGGCCCCGAAGGATGGTCACGAGGACTGGATGGTGACCGATCCCGAGAAGTGCATCGCCAAGGGTTACGACATGGTGCTCAACGGCTGGGAAATCGGCGGTGGCTCGGTGCGCATCCACCGTGCCGATGTGCAGGCCAAGGTGTTCGATGCGCTCAAGATCGGCCCCGATGAGCAGCGCCTGAAATTCGGGTTCCTGCTCGACGCGTTGCAATACGGCGCCCCGCCGCACGGCGGCCTGGCCTTTGGTCTGGACCGCATCGTCACGCTGATGACGGGCGCTGAGTCCATCCGCGATGTGATCGCCTTCCCCAAGACCCAGCGGGCGCAGTGCCTGTTGACCCAGGCACCGAGCCCGGTGGACGAAAAGCAGTTGCGAGAACTGCACATCAAGCTGCGCAATTCGCAGCCAGCGTGA
- a CDS encoding DUF502 domain-containing protein, producing the protein MVKFRKWLLAGLLVLVPLIITLWVLNWVVGTLDQTLRILPSAWHPDTLLGFHIPGLGVIFAVVVVLAIGAMASNFIGNQLLAWGNALLQRIPVVRSVYSGVKQVSDTLFSEKGNAFRQAVLVQWPRPGMWTIGFVTGMPGGDLVNHLQGDYLSVFVPTTPNPTGGYFVMLPRADCVVLSMSVDEALTYVISMGVIAPGTKVQIGSSDPT; encoded by the coding sequence ATGGTGAAGTTCCGAAAATGGCTGCTGGCCGGGCTGCTCGTGCTGGTGCCGCTCATCATCACCTTGTGGGTGCTGAACTGGGTCGTTGGCACGCTGGATCAGACCCTGCGCATCCTGCCCAGCGCCTGGCATCCGGACACCTTGCTGGGCTTTCACATTCCCGGATTGGGCGTGATCTTCGCCGTGGTGGTCGTGCTGGCGATCGGTGCCATGGCCTCCAACTTCATTGGCAACCAACTGCTTGCCTGGGGCAATGCCTTGCTGCAGCGCATCCCCGTGGTTCGCTCCGTCTACTCCGGTGTCAAACAGGTATCGGACACGCTGTTTTCCGAGAAGGGCAATGCCTTCCGGCAGGCCGTGCTCGTGCAGTGGCCTCGACCGGGCATGTGGACCATCGGATTCGTGACTGGCATGCCTGGGGGCGACTTGGTGAATCACTTGCAGGGCGACTATCTGAGCGTTTTCGTTCCCACCACGCCCAACCCCACGGGGGGCTATTTCGTCATGCTGCCCCGCGCGGATTGCGTGGTGCTGTCGATGAGCGTGGACGAAGCCCTGACCTACGTGATTTCCATGGGCGTGATCGCGCCCGGCACCAAGGTGCAAATCGGATCCTCCGATCCGACCTGA
- the nudB gene encoding dihydroneopterin triphosphate diphosphatase produces the protein MVQFQNHGNKIPQSVLVLIHTPALEVLLIQRADTPADEPDYWQSVTGSKDHVDEPYATTAWREVHEETGIDARQLPQGLIDWELENVYEIYPWWRKRYAPGVTHNTEHLFSLCVPAGTSIRLAPREHRAYQWLPWREAAEVCASPSNAEACLLLPRFADLSGGPAAES, from the coding sequence ATGGTTCAGTTTCAGAATCATGGCAACAAGATCCCGCAGTCCGTGCTGGTGCTCATCCACACGCCGGCCCTGGAGGTGCTGCTGATCCAGCGCGCTGACACGCCCGCCGACGAGCCCGATTACTGGCAATCGGTCACGGGTTCCAAAGACCATGTGGACGAGCCTTACGCGACCACCGCGTGGCGCGAAGTGCACGAGGAAACCGGCATCGATGCCCGTCAGTTGCCTCAGGGGCTGATCGATTGGGAGCTGGAAAACGTCTATGAGATCTACCCCTGGTGGCGCAAGCGGTATGCCCCGGGCGTGACGCACAACACCGAGCATCTGTTCAGCCTGTGCGTGCCCGCGGGGACCTCGATCAGGCTCGCACCCCGCGAACATCGGGCCTACCAATGGCTGCCGTGGCGTGAAGCGGCCGAGGTGTGCGCGTCACCCAGCAACGCCGAAGCCTGCCTGTTGCTGCCTCGCTTCGCCGACCTGTCTGGGGGCCCTGCGGCTGAGTCGTGA